One Myripristis murdjan chromosome 18, fMyrMur1.1, whole genome shotgun sequence DNA window includes the following coding sequences:
- the LOC115376789 gene encoding E3 ubiquitin-protein ligase TRIM39-like, with protein MAFPSVFLSEEQFHCCICQDVFSEPVSIPCGHSFCSACITTHWDSSHEINCPRCNRVFQGRPELCKNSFAKEMAEQIRARMQNGGQTVTGKSACVYCDVCVGSKMEALKSCPVCLTSYCEAHLEPHFRVATLKIHRLMEPVANLEDRICKLHQRLMELFCRSDQRCVCVLCTETDHRCHDTVPVERESRDKKAQVKSIEAEVQQMIQDRLEKVEEIKQSVELSKKNSKQDIEDSRTVFSTLLCSIERSQAELIEVIQKQQKAAEKRAKGLIAELEQEIINLERHRSKVAQLSDTEDSLHLLQTFPSLSSLPSTKDFSDKLVHPDTCVGTVRRAVAHVEELLQAALKQVSIREHEKMQQYAADVHLDPWTANPWLLLSEDGRQVWDGEAEQKLLDLPQRFDTAPCVLATKGFSTGRHYWEVYVGDKTAWDLGVARQSVNRKGLVTLSPEDGYWAICLRKGSEYRACAGQAVMLCLSQRPQVVGVFVDYEDGTVSFYDAEARSHIYSFTNFHFTETMFPLFNPDMIEKGINKSPLIILPLTSDRDLDDITI; from the exons ATGGCCTTCCCCAGTGTTTTCCTGTCAGAGGAGCAGTTTCACTGTTGCATTTGTCAGGACGTTTTCTCTGAGCCCGTCTCCATCCCGTGCGGACACAGCTTCTGCTCAGCCTGCATAACAACACACTGGGACAGCAGCCATGAAATCAACTGCCCCAGATGTAACAGGGTCTTTCAAGGCCGGCCAGAGCTTTGCAAGAACTCCTTTGCCAAGGAAATGGCTGAACAGATCCGAGCGAGAATGCAAAACGGAGGGCAGACAGTGACGGGGAAATCCGCATGTGTGTATTGTGATGTATGTGTCGGGAGTAAGATGGAGGCCCTGAAGTCCTGCCCGGTGTGTCTCACCTCGTACTGTGAGGCTCACCTGGAGCCTCACTTCAGAGTTGCCACCTTGAAGATCCACAGGCTGATGGAGCCTGTGGCAAACCTGGAGGACAGGATCTGCAAGCTGCACCAACGGCTGATGGAGCTGTTCTGCAGGAGCgatcagaggtgtgtgtgtgttctgtgcacCGAGACCGACCACCGCTGCCATGACACCGTCCcagtggagagggagagcagggacAAGAAG GCTCAGGTGAAAAGTATAGAGGCAGAGGTGCAGCAGATGATCCAGGACAGACTGGAGAAGGTGGAGGAGATCAAGCAGTCTGTTGAGCTCAGCAAA AAAAACTCAAAGCAGGATATAGAAGACAGCAGGACGGTCTTCTCCACTTTGCTGTGCTCCATTGAGAGGAGCCAGGCTGAGCTCATCGAGGTGATCCAGAAGCAGCAGAAAGCAGCAGAGAAGAGGGCAAAGGGGCTCATCGCAGAGCTGGAGCAGGAGATCATCAACCTGGAGAGACATAGAAGCAAAGTGGCACAGCTTTCTGACACTGAGGACAGTCTCCATCTTCTACAG ACCTTTCCATCTCTGAGTTCTCTTCCATCCACCAAAGACTTCTCTGACAAGCTTGTCCATCCAGATACGTGTGTGGGGACTGTAAGGAGAGCAGTCGCCCACGTTGAAGAGCTGCTGCAAGCGGCTCTGAAACAGGTTTCCATCCGAG AGCATGAGAAGATGCAGCAATATGCAG CTGATGTTCATCTGGATCCCTGGACAGCCAACCCCTGGCTGTTACTATCAGAGGATGGCAGACAGGTGTGGGATGGAGAGGCTGAGCAGAAGCTGCTGGATTTGCCACAGCGTTTCGACACAGCACCGTGCGTCCTCGCCACcaag GGTTTCTCCACAGGGAGGCACTACTGGGAGGTTTATGTGGGAGACAAGACAGCGTGGGACTTGGGCGTGGCTCGCCAGTCAGTCAACAGGAAGGGCCTGGTCACGCTGAGCCCCGAGGACGGCTACTGGGCCATTTGTTTGAGGAAGGGAAGCGAGTACCGGGCTTGTGCTGGCCAGGCGGTGATGCTGTGTCTCTCCCAGAGGCCGCAGGTTGTTGGGGTGTTTGTGGATTATGAGGACGGGACGGTGTCGTTCTATGATGCGGAGGCCAGGTCTCACATCTATTCCTTTACCAATTTCCACTTCACTGAGACCATGTTCCCTCTTTTTAACCCGGACATGATCGAAAAAGGCATCAACAAATCACCACTCATTATCCTTCCTCTCACCAGTGACAGGGACTTGGACGACATTACAATATGa